A genomic stretch from Larimichthys crocea isolate SSNF chromosome XXII, L_crocea_2.0, whole genome shotgun sequence includes:
- the LOC109142627 gene encoding odorant receptor 131-2-like, translated as MLYANQSQTLNITIGQQYQGLLERVVFSSLIGMPCCLCLFINGIMLFTLRSKAVFCETSRYILLYNLLFADTVMLGLSELLYIMAVCRIFPTYPVCGVLTMLNRLTNEISPLTLVVMCLERYVAVCYPLRHATIITVRNTAVAIIVVWAFSSLNVLIRVLLLLNFLFDQPQSLQMTDVCSGTAMLLGPMSNIYDKAYTGFVFLSAGVAVTCSYVGVMVAARSASTDQASAHKARNTVLLHLMQLGLTLLSTMHDPIIVSLSTTLQRLLMVRIKSILYVFIYILPRCLSSLIYGLRDQTIRPVLMYYLCCRLSHLSKHI; from the coding sequence atGCTGTATGCAAATCAGTCTCAGACTCTCAACATCACTATTGGACAGCAGTATCAGGGATTACTGGAGAGAGTGGTGTTTTCCTCCCTAATTGGAATGCcatgctgtctgtgtctcttcatTAACGGGATCATGTTATTCACCCTGAGAAGTAAAGCTGTGTTTTGTGAGACCTCCCGTTACATTCTTCTGTATAACCTCCTTTTTGCAGACACTGTAATGCTGGGACTCAGTGAGTTACTGTACATAATGGCAGTTTGTAGAATATTTCCAACATATCCTGTATGTGGTGTTCTCACCATGCTCAACAGACTCACAAATGAAATCTCCCCTCTCACGTTGGTGGTAATGTGTTTGGAGAGATATGTAGCTGTGTGCTACCCACTGAGGCATGCTACCATCATCActgtcagaaacacagcagtaGCTATCATTGTGGTTTGGGCTTTCAGTTCACTAAATGTCCTCATTCGAGTTCTTTTGCTGTTAAATTTTCTGTTTGATCAGCCGCAGAGCTTGCAGATGACAGATGTTTGCTCTGGCACAGCAATGTTACTTGGGCCAATGTCTAATATTTATGACAAAGCATATactggttttgtgtttctgtcagctgGTGTGGCAGTCACTTGCTCCTATGTTGGTGTGATGGTAGCAGCCAGGTCAGCCTCCACAGACCAAGCTTCAGCTCATAAGGCTCGTAACACAGTGCTGCTGCATCTGATGCAGCTGGGCCTCACTCTTTTGTCGACTATGCATGACCCTATTATTGTATCACTCTCAACAACCCTACAAAGATTACTAATGGTACGCatcaaaagtattttatatgtgtttatttatattctacCAAGATGTCTGAGTTCCCTTATATATGGGCTCAGAGATCAGACCATCAGACCTGTCCTAATGTACTATCTCTGTTGTCGACTTAGTCATCTCAGCAAACATATTTAA
- the LOC109139617 gene encoding odorant receptor 131-2-like gives MLYANQSQTLNITIGQQYQGLLERVVFSSLIGMPCCLCLFINGIMLFTLRSKAVFRETSRYILLYNLLFADTVLLALSQLMYIMAVCRILPTYPVCGVLAMLAGLANQISPLTLVVMCLERYVAVCYPLRHATIITVRNTAVAIIVVWAFSSLNVLIRVLLLLNFLFDQPQSLQMTDFCSGISVILGPMSNIYDKAYTGFVFVSAGVAVTCSYVGVMVAARSASTDKASAHKARNTVLLHLMQLGLTLLSTMHDPIIVSLSTTLQRLLMVRIKNILYVFIYILPRCLSSLIYGLRDQTIRPVLMYYLCCRLSHLSKHI, from the coding sequence ATGCTGTATGCAAATCAGTCTCAGACTCTCAACATCACTATTGGACAGCAGTATCAGGGATTACTGGAGAGAGTGGTGTTTTCCTCCCTAATTGGAATGCcatgctgtctgtgtctcttcatTAACGGGATCATGTTATTCACCCTGAGGAGTAAAGCTGTGTTTCGTGAGACCTCCCGTTACATTCTTCTGTATAACCTTCTTTTTGCAGACACTGTTCTGCTGGCATTGAGTCAGTTAATGTACATAATGGCTGTTTGTAGAATACTTCCAACATATCCTGTATGTGGTGTTCTTGCTATGCTTGCTGGTCTTGCAAATCAAATCTCCCCTCTCACACTGGTGGTGATGTGTTTGGAGAGATATGTAGCTGTGTGCTACCCACTGAGGCATGCTACCATCATCActgtcagaaacacagcagtaGCTATCATTGTGGTTTGGGCCTTCAGTTCACTGAATGTCCTCATTCGAGTTCTTTTGCTGTTAAATTTTCTGTTTGATCAGCCGCAGAGCTTGCAGATGACAGATTTTTGCTCTGGCATATCAGTGATACTTGGCCCAATGTCTAATATTTATGACAAAGCATAtactggttttgtgtttgtatcagctGGTGTGGCAGTCACTTGCTCCTATGTTGGTGTGATGGTAGCAGCCAGGTCAGCCTCCACAGACAAAGCTTCAGCTCATAAGGCTCGTAACACAGTGCTGCTGCATCTGATGCAGCTGGGCCTCACTCTTTTGTCGACTATGCATGACCCTATTATTGTATCACTCTCAACAACCCTACAAAGATTACTAATGGTACGCATCAAGAAtattttatatgtgtttatttatattctacCAAGATGTCTGAGTTCCCTTATATATGGGCTCAGAGATCAGACCATCAGACCTGTCCTAATGTACTATCTCTGTTGTCGACTTAGTCATCTCAGCAAACATATTTAA
- the LOC109139616 gene encoding LOW QUALITY PROTEIN: odorant receptor 131-2-like (The sequence of the model RefSeq protein was modified relative to this genomic sequence to represent the inferred CDS: deleted 1 base in 1 codon), with protein sequence MRFVGECSHCFSNRNQRKLCSNTSTGNKCIFGVKFSSKMSYGNQTQTLNITAEQQYQGLLERVVFSTLIGMPCCLFLFINGIMLFTLRSKAVFRETCRYILLYNLLFADTVLLALSQLMYIMAVSRIFPTYPVCGVLSMLNRLTNEISPLTLVVMCLERYIAVCYPLRHATIITVRNTAVAIIVVWAFSSLNVLIRVLLLLNFPFDQLQSLQMTDVCSGIAMLLGPMSDIYDKAYTGFVFVSAGVAVTCSYVGVMVAARSASTDKASAHKARNTVLLHLVQLGITLLSTMHDPIIVSLSTTLQRLIIVRIKSIFYVFIYILPRCLSSFIYGLRDQTIRPVLMYYLCCRLKRLHKG encoded by the exons ATGC GTTTTGTTGGTGAATGTTCTCACTGTTTTAGCAATAGAAACCAGAGAAAATTGTGC TCAAATACATCAACAGgtaacaaatgtatttttggtgTTAAATTTTCATCTAAAATGTCATATGGAAATCAGACTCAGACTCTTAACATCACTGCTGAACAACAGTATCAGGGATTACTGGAAAGAGTGGTGTTTTCCACACTGATTGGAATGCCATGCTGTCTGTTCCTCTTCATTAATGGGATCATGTTATTCACCCTGAGGAGTAAAGCTGTGTTTCGTGAGACCTGCCGTTACATTCTTTTGTATAATCTCCTTTTTGCAGACACTGTTCTGCTGGCATTGAGTCAGTTAATGTACATAATGGCAGTTTCTAGAATATTTCCAACATATCCTGTATGTGGTGTTCTCAGCATGCTTAACAGACTCACAAATGAAATCTCCCCTCTCACACTGGTGGTGATGTGTTTGGAGAGATATATAGCTGTGTGCTACCCACTGAGGCATGCTACCATCATCActgtcagaaacacagcagtaGCTATCATTGTGGTTTGGGCTTTTAGTTCACTAAATGTCCTCATTCGAGTTCTTTTGCTGTTAAATTTTCCATTTGATCAGCTGCAGAGCTTGCAGATGACAGATGTTTGCTCTGGCATAGCAATGTTACTTGGGCCAATGTCTGATATTTATGACAAAGCATAtactggttttgtgtttgtatcagctGGTGTGGCAGTCACTTGCTCCTATGTTGGTGTGATGGTAGCAGCCAGGTCAGCCTCCACAGACAAAGCTTCAGCTCATAAGGCTCGTAACACAGTGCTGCTGCATCTGGTGCAGCTGGGCATCACTCTTTTGTCGACTATGCATGACCCTATTATTGTATCACTCTCAACAACCTTACAAAGATTAATAATTGTACGCATCAAGagtattttttatgtgtttatttatattctccCAAGATGTCTGAGTTCTTTCATCTATGGGCTCAGAGATCAAACTATCAGACCTGTCCTCATGTACTATCTCTGCTGTCGACTGAAACGTCTCCACAAAGGCTGA